The Salminus brasiliensis chromosome 4, fSalBra1.hap2, whole genome shotgun sequence nucleotide sequence GAATATGTTGTCACATGGTGAAAGGATGTACAGAGCTCATACAAGAGAAAGGTCAATATCCTCGCTCTCTTCTACACAGTTAGTGAACCAGGTAGGAGGTGTGGCGTAGATGGTGAATGAGATTTTGTGAGAATGAGACGGCACACCACTGTCAAGGAAGGCTTGGATTGAAAAATCAGCAAAAGTGAAGCACAAAAGATtttctgctactgctactaaatCCTCCAAGACTTCCAAGAGTCTTTTCTCTTTAATCTGAATGATCTGATATTGTAGACAAAGCCATAGTCGTAGACTTCATATTAGGCACAGTGTGAAATGGTACACCCCTTATTCTAAAGGGCTTTCTGACAGTAGATGCTGTACTCTGGCATAAATGGTGGTGAGAGCTACCTATAAGTCCTGTGATGActttttaggattgttggataTTTCTTTACTCCTTATTTGATCTCGGGCTGAACTTGCTTTGACAGACAGGCCTGGCCATATTGGCAGTAGtaagagtctgggaagggatttaaaaagatctcagaacagttagaaatcagtcCTGGCTGTGCCAGTGCCAGTGGAGAACCCCAGACTCCTCTAGATTTACaatcttctttctgaaggccccagtgagctctttggatctggacatggtgatcttcttcaccactcacttcaacaatcaagagcagaccagactaaacgtctgaggtttaaataagacctcagactcctccagaataatcctctccaaccatgttctgattatctgcagctgatgttctacACCTGGTTCTAGGTGTCCTAACTTGTTCCTCACTAGAAAactctattaattacattttacaaatttatttaacattttttcagtttaatgtgtaattatattgcctccatctctcaatatagGTCAAATGAAAATCAAGTGTGCATATTATGAAATTTAAATGTGGCATAGTATTTTTTCACGTCTGCATTTGTACTTTCCCTGCTTTCTCCAGCTCCGCAACTCTTCTTTAATAAGTTTTGATGGGCATGTGTCCTTGTAGAGATGCTAAGACCCTCTGATTTCTCTCTGCAGTTTGTAATTTGTCTATAAAAGACCTGAGTGGTGTGAAGATGGCCGTGTTTGTGGTCAGTGTGCTGTTCCTGGTGACAGTTTTTTTGACTATATGGAAGGTAGGTGTCAACAGAAAGTTGTTCTACAAACTAAatatattagaattattattgtaatcatTATTAGTAATGTTCTTCCACCATTCCTCCTGCAGAGCAGTGCAGACGTCCTGCCCCTGGACATGGCTGAAGGCTCTGTGGATGACAGCTATGATGGCTGTAAAGATGCCATGAATGCATTAGTGATGTCAAATTACTTCGAATACGAGAAGAAGAATACTCCTGGTTTCTCCAACGCTTGGAAGGTTTCACTTAGTAAATATGTCAAAGCTGAACTTGGGAAATATCAGTCTGTGGccatatacatgtatacaaGGGAACCTGTCTGTAGGAACGATTGCTCTTATTCTGAATTTAACACTGCTACTCGCCATTTAAAAGAAGCGTACAAGTCAGGACACTTTCAGTTTTACACACTGCACTTCTTTCTGACTGACGCCATTCAGCAACTCAAACAAAATCAAACAGGGTGTGTGACCACATATCGCAAAACCAAAGTTACATTTCAAACAGATGTTCTCAATCAAACTGTTCGATTTGGGTCTTTCACCTCCAGCTCTTTGGTAAAGAGTTTGACAGGGTTTGGTAATAAGTCCTGTTTTGAAGTGTTCACTTGTTTCGGAGCTGCTGTGGAAAAATACTCAGCATTCTCAAATGAGCGAGAGGTGCTTATCCCCCCATACGAGGTCTTTCGCATCACTTCCATTGAAGAGAATACATGGTGTGAGGTGGTTTATATACTCAAAAGTGTTGGGAAGAGGAGTGACCTTCGGTGTGCAAAAACCAACAGCAGTTCAGCAGCAGGAGCGCCGTCCCTATATTTATCTACCCTACTGTTTCCTGCTGTGTGGCTTATTCAATAAACAGATGGTATGAAGCTCCTACTGTATATATTATgaacaccccttttaatgaatgcatttcttctgaaatagaGATGAATAGGCAGTTTATATACACTAACAGCCTCTATGCTTCTGGgagggctttacactagatgttgggtACCTTAGCTCTGGACCTGGAGAACCAGTGTCCAGGAAAAGTTGGATCGCTTTGcctaattaattatttttatgtgGTCTTAAAGGTCTCAGTGTGATCTTTAACTAAGATTCAGATTACAGGCATGCACTCTTGATAGCTCATTGTTGCAGATACactacctgtccaaatgtttgtggacaccccatatAATGaatagaatgatggtggtgaatTACAATACCTGCTCAGGGGTACGTTTCACTTTTCACTTAAacttatgtttgtttgtttttctttatttccatGTTTTCTTCATTTCTGTTACTGGAATCACTGTTCAAAAGAAATCTATATATGGGTTTTACCATGACTTGCATAAatcataaaaatgtacattacaaaatatttttctattttatgaTAAAGTATTTACcaggcaggttttttttttttccacacatgCAAAGTAACTTGAAGTGGTTTAAAAGGAACTggaagctgaatggtcaggaaggtcagtcagactggtaTCAAAACACACTATAAAGCAATTTATAAAAAGTTGCAACCAAACTTTAAACTGGTTTTAGACTTTAATCTGATTCTATAAACTGGTCAGAAAAGGACAGTGATTTactggtgtttactggtgtTCATTAACAGCATGTCTTATCTCAGTTGTGAGGCTGCTTATTTGTATAAacaaagatcagatcggtatcgtCTGACAGTAAGCATTTGGGTATTCTGATTAGGACATCCCTAGCACATAGCTTAGATGCTATTAGTGGGATCTGTGGGATTTTCCAACTATCTGTCCCATGATATTTATATCTGACTGTTCTGCTCTTTTATACATACCCTATAGCCCACTTTAACACCTACTGAAGGTATTCCTCATTTAGCCTCAGCTTTCATAACCACTTACCACTTTAAGACATTAACTACCTGGCCAAGTGATAAAGTAACCAAACAGCAAGTAAACACCATGTCAAAACCACTTTAAATGTAGAAGACATGTCAGTGTGCATCATAGACAGGCAGCTAGGATGCCATTTGATGTCTGAAGCCTTCATTTTTTCTGCTGGGAATTCAGTATCAATGTAACTGGTGTTGCTGAATGTAAACTTTAGCATACGTTAATTTTTAGGGAGTTTCAGTGTCAGTGTTACTGATGAATACAagctatatacacacaccgGCTGTGGTGTATTATACACCAAAGCTTAGCCCACTGCACCACTAGAGGGAGACATGGCGCATGGTGCAAGGCTCATTGGTGTTGACCTACTGACTTAGTGGAGGGTGAGTGTTCGCAGAGAAAGCGGACTAAGCTGACTCAGACATGACCCTGAGGAGTCCATCTTTAGGCCATTCTTAAAGATCTGTACAGTATATGgctttttttgttaaataagtTGAGCTGTTGGATTTTACACCAAGGATACACAAAGAGATATACAGAACCTCTCTAAGTCGTCAGCCTTAAGTGATGTTTAAAGTGTGAGCTTTAACAGCAGCCTCTCATGGTTCATACTTTCTACAGTATCTCAGACTAGCCTGGAGACAGGAGAAGGTGTATTGCAGACTGATGTGGGTCACTCTACGAAGAGGCAAAAGCAGCTATGAAACAGGGCTTTAAGCTTATAGTATGTAGCCAGTGAGGGAGTCAGTAGAACAGCTGAGTTGTATATGTTTAACATGACTGGTGCAGATAGAGAAGGTATGAACATCAAGCATAAGGCCGGTCATGTGGTCCTGGTACAGGATGTAAAGTGCTGTTGAGCAACCACGACACCAAAAACCAGAGTCACCTATGAGAGCGTCTTCAGGGGAGGGTAAAAAAGTAGAGGTTTCAAAGTAGCCTGTTGCCTGTCTCTTCAGTCTGAATGGCCAAATGACTTAAGGTTGTTAAACATATTTCTGTTATGATAGTTATATACATCAAACAGTGTCTTTTGATGGGTTGATGGGCTGCAGTCGGCTGGTCACAGAGGAAACTCTCCTGAAGAGTCAGCTTTAAGTTACTTGAAATtcatatatgaaaaaaaagaaaaaaacatatatatatatacatacatacacacacacacacacacacacacacacacacacatacacatatatatataattgttttcATATATTAATTTTGGACTTGAAGTTGGAATTGGACTAGAAATTGGTGAGGATCTGGAGAgggttgttttttcttttaggcAGATATGAGGTGTTAttgtgctatatatatatatatatatatatatatatatatatatatatacatacacatacacacacatatatggtGTGTACATAGGGTGTACATAAAAGAATAGCACAATAACACCTCATATCTGCCTCAAAGAACAAACAACCCTCTCCAGATCCTCACCAATTTCTAGTCCATGATGAAGAGCATGCTGAGCAGCTTCATCACTGTTTGGTGTGGCAGTCATTCACGTCAAACAGATGACCACACGGCTCTGCAGAAGTTGGTGAAAACCAAAGACCACAAAGTTAATCTAGTACGTTCATCTTTACACGTACTCCCACCAGTCGTCTGTGAGATCATTCAGATACACCAACAATGAAGCTGATGAAGCCCAGAACAGTCAGTGGAATCGGTTTGCTCTCGTTATAGGTTTAGATCACCCAGAGGAGCCTGTTAAGcaatttacatacatacaccaaACATAACATCTACAAGATCAATCGCAAAGAttgcaatgtaaagaactgccagattcacatcgtGTGAAAATGCAGAAAACTGGAGTTAATGTGGCTCAGAATGGCTCAGTGCTGCCACAAATTTTTGGACATATAAAGTATGTGTGAATGATGCTAAATGATAAAGTCATAGGTGAGGAAAACGCAGAACTGACAAACTCATTTCTAAATCTAGCATGGATATATAGGGGCTGTGATCTTCAGAGTGGGGCGTGACCACACCACATATATAAACTCAGCTGTGCACAGAAATAAGCTCTGGTCAGCTGTTTCAGTACGAATTTTACTGAACTCCAACGTGATCCTGAAATTTTATTAAAGTCAACATTATTTGCAAGCTTGAGCTCACTGGTGGCCACTGTTGTATCCAGAGCAGGTGAGTAAAGTGTCTTTGTCCTCCTGTTGTTGGTATGGTGGTGTTGTCTAAATGGTCGTCatagctgtaaatgtaaatcttgcTGTGTTTGAGATCACATGTTACTTCTGGTTTCTTACAGAGAAATTGTTAAATTAGAATTTTTAATTAGAATGCTTTAATCTGTGTTCATTAATTTTATCAGATACATACACTAAAATATTAGTTTATACAGTGGAGATGCAATCGTATTCAGTGGCATCATGATGGAGTCAGCTGACCTGGCTCAACTTACCCCAAACCATCTGGCTCACTGTTTCCAATTTATTTACAGTGACTTATAGATACAGTTGAGTGTCTTTGTATCATTTCATTGCTTCTTGATGTAAAGACTGGTTTTCCTAACTGAGCACATCTGTTCTACTCTGGTTAACATCTGGATTACAGAATTGGAAATCTTACATCTGAGCTTCAAGCCTGTGAATTCAAGTGTCTGCAAGTTTTAGGCAGCTGGAGGTCACGGTTCTACCAGGAGCAGGTCAGTAAAGTGTAAAGGTGCCTAATGGTCATTTTAGACTTCACCATCTTTCTTCCAAGCTCTCCTttcatatgtttttttaatggtcaTGTCTCTCATACCCTCTGATTTCTCTCTGCAGTCTGTAGTTCTTTTCATTCTTCCATAGACAAGACTTGAGCTGTATGATGATGACTGTGTCTGTGGTCAGTGTGCTGTTTCTGCTGACAGTTTCTTTGTCTGCAGAGAAGGTAGGTGTAATTTACAGAAAGGTGCAAGGTGAAATtacacatataataataataataataataataataataataatttttattattattatcatcattttccTACTTTGTCAATTCTCTTTCAGAGCAGTGCAGATGTTCTGCCCCTGGACATGGCCAAAGACTCTGTAGATGATGCATATGATGGGTGTAAGGATGCTATGAACAAGGTAGTGCTGTCAAAGTACATGGAACATGAAAAGAAGAACACTCCTGGTTTTTCAGCCGCCTGGAACAACGCACTTAATAAATGCTCTAAAGATGGACTTGACAAAAACCAGAGTGCAGCCATATACCTGTATACAGGGAatcctgaaaaaaataaaaactgctcATTTAGAGAATTTAACACTGCTACTCGTAATGGAAAGAAAGCGTACAAGTCAGAAAACTTTAAGTTTTAcacactgtttttctttctgactGATGCCGTTCAGCAACTCAATCAGAAGCAAAATGCCTGTTTGACCACATATCGCAGAACTAATGTTACATTTCAAACTGACGTTTTCAATAAAACAGTTCGATTTGGGTCTTTCACCTCCACCTCTTTAAACAACGATTCAGTGCGTTTTGGTAATAGGTCCTGTTTTGAAATCTACACGTGTTTCGGAGCTTCTGTGCAAAATTACTCAAAATTCCAGCATGAGAGTGAGGTGCTAATCCCCCCTTACGAGGTCTTTAACGTCACTTCCATTGAAAAAAAGACATGGTGTGAGGTGGTTTATAAACTCAATAGTAGTGAAACAAAGAGGAGTGACCTTAACTGTGCAAAAATAGTGCCATCCTAATTTATTACCGTCCCACTGTTTTAACACCAATAAACAGATCATACACTGATACAGTGCAGAGATCTGAGTTCAAACGCAGGTTTGTTGTGAGGGCTTGTTTGTCTGgtctggattttttttcctttttaaattgcctaattattcattttcatagtcataaaaaaaatccaaagtaGGGTTAGAGATCTGAGTTTAAACGCAGGTTCATCttgaggaaataaataaattagtaaatgctgtaaattacACTGGGTAAAACGttactgtactttactgtactgtactttttattcatttttaaattgcCTAATTATAATTTTCATAGTCATAAGTCATAAGTTTTACCTGGGTCATAGACCCTTAACTGCTTTGCTACTACAGTAAATTCTTAAAGGTCAGGAGAAGGACATTTAAatcttttgctgtttttttttattttccttattttttctttacatttacattttattttgttccTGAAATCATTGTTCCTGAATTATTTTCAGAATAAATATCAAcatgttttgcatcaaactttgTTTGTTGAGCTCTGGCTGTTACAGTGACTTGTGAGCGAGTGGTCTCTTTCTAAAGCCTCTAAACATTAAACCTGAGTCGTGAAGTTGGAACTGGAGATGCTGGTCATAAACTGGACAAGACTAGACTAGGTGCACTGAGAGGGGAAAGAGGATTTACTGAGAGGTACAGATATGTGAACAGGCCGCCAAGGCCTTTACATTCTCCCAGAAAGAAGCCTTTAAGAGTCTAAGAGTCTTAAAACAATCTCTAAGGTTATTTAAACAGGTGAAGGAAAAGCATAAATCATTCTAGAAGCCTTACAGAgcaatatatgtaaaatatgtaatcCCAaacctggccctaatcctaactcacTGCAGCTCTAAACTTCACCCCAGTCAAGTCTGACCCTCACCCTGCATTCAacgacatctgtgtcagcaatgggtgcaacttaaagtagctgaatgcgttcatcaataggggtgtccacaaatatttggacctTTAGTGTATATACTGTTGCACCTCTaatttgacatcatttgaacCTGACAGTTCTTTAcaatgtgtcaaaatgtcatgaatggacaatagaaatgcttttcaAGATCTATATTAAATTATTCTTACTTTAcaagtgtacactgtacacctttttgtgtgtgagtacatcaagtcaagtcaagtgtgtttattgtcatttcaactacatacagagtacacagtgaaacgaaacaacgttcctcccggaccatggtgcaacatagacagtgcatacaagacacaagtgcaacacaaacaaacaagtgcggacagacaacacaacacagtacagacagaggataataaataatgactgtagtgtgcaagttgtgcaatgaagtccagtgaggtagtaaagttatcagtgcaaatgcttgtgcaaaaaatgcttcccatgttacctgggataaatggttggaaagagagagagagggagagagagagagagagagagggagagtgtaagatatcagttcaggagttgagttgtgttgaggagtctgatggcttgggggaagaagctattgcagagtctggtcatgttggaccggatgctgcggtaccttcttcctgatggcaggagggagaacagtctgtgtgaagggtgggtgaagtcatccacaatgctggttgctttgtggatgtagagggcagtgtaaatgtccataacggaggggagagagactccgatgatcctctcagctgtcctcacaatgcgttggagggtcttgcggtcagaggctgtgcaggtcccaaaccaggcagtgatgcagctgcttaggatgctctctatggttcccctatagaagagagtgaggatgggtggagggagacgggccttccagaggaagtagagacgctgctgggctttcttggctgtagagctggtgttcagggaccaggtgaggttctccgctaggtggacaccaaggaactcgGCGCTCTTAACGAtgtccacagaggagccgttgatgttgagcggagagtggtcttgtcttgttttcctgaagtcaacaaccaattccttggtcttctctacattccagtgaaggttgttgactgtacaccagtctgtcagctgctgcacctcctctctgtatgctgacttgacacctttgctgatgagacccagcacagttgtatcatcggcgaactttatgatgctgttggaactgtgttttgcaacacagtcatgagtcagcagggtgaacagcagaggactcaggacactgccctggggtgccccagagttcattgtgatggtgctggagctgctgtccctgaaccggactaactggggcctccctgtcaggaagtccaggatccagttgcagaggggggtgttgaggcccagcaggcttaacttcctggtgagattctgtgggatgatggtgttgaatgctgaattgaagtctatgaacagcattctgacgtaggtgtccttcttctccaggtgggtaagggagagatgaagggtggtggtgatggcatagTCCATGGAGCGGCTGGggcgatatgcaaattgcagggggtccaatgaagagggcagttgggtcttgatgttcctcatgactaagcctctcgaagcacttcatgatgatgggcgtgagagctat carries:
- the LOC140554249 gene encoding GPI-linked NAD(P)(+)--arginine ADP-ribosyltransferase 1-like → MGVCNLSIKDLSGVKMAVFVVSVLFLVTVFLTIWKSSADVLPLDMAEGSVDDSYDGCKDAMNALVMSNYFEYEKKNTPGFSNAWKVSLSKYVKAELGKYQSVAIYMYTREPVCRNDCSYSEFNTATRHLKEAYKSGHFQFYTLHFFLTDAIQQLKQNQTGCVTTYRKTKVTFQTDVLNQTVRFGSFTSSSLVKSLTGFGNKSCFEVFTCFGAAVEKYSAFSNEREVLIPPYEVFRITSIEENTWCEVVYILKSVGKRSDLRCAKTNSSSAAGAPSLYLSTLLFPAVWLIQ
- the LOC140554250 gene encoding NAD(P)(+)--arginine ADP-ribosyltransferase 1-like, with the translated sequence MMMTVSVVSVLFLLTVSLSAEKSSADVLPLDMAKDSVDDAYDGCKDAMNKVVLSKYMEHEKKNTPGFSAAWNNALNKCSKDGLDKNQSAAIYLYTGNPEKNKNCSFREFNTATRNGKKAYKSENFKFYTLFFFLTDAVQQLNQKQNACLTTYRRTNVTFQTDVFNKTVRFGSFTSTSLNNDSVRFGNRSCFEIYTCFGASVQNYSKFQHESEVLIPPYEVFNVTSIEKKTWCEVVYKLNSSETKRSDLNCAKIVPS